One region of Candidatus Brocadia sp. genomic DNA includes:
- a CDS encoding four helix bundle protein, which yields MATIRKFEDVDAWQKAREFSKESYSITNNGLISKDYDLKGQMRQASGSIMDNVAEGFERGRKGEFIQFLGIAKGSCGEVRSQLYRALDQGYISKMIKGLITYFNNTEIKGQKYKK from the coding sequence TTGGCTACAATCAGAAAGTTTGAGGATGTCGATGCATGGCAAAAAGCAAGAGAGTTTTCAAAAGAGAGTTACTCGATTACCAATAATGGATTAATTTCCAAAGATTATGACCTGAAAGGTCAAATGCGCCAGGCAAGTGGGTCCATAATGGATAATGTCGCGGAAGGCTTTGAAAGAGGCAGAAAAGGCGAGTTTATTCAGTTTCTTGGAATAGCGAAAGGATCCTGTGGCGAAGTCCGTTCTCAGTTATACAGAGCTTTAGACCAGGGATACATCAGCAAAATGATCAAGGGCTTAATAACCTATTTCAATAATACAGAAATAAAAGGCCAAAAATACAAGAAATAA
- a CDS encoding carboxypeptidase regulatory-like domain-containing protein — MPPGTFWGKVTNKNTGAGISGAQMAFDGPTDATVNRNTDGSYVSPLLNSGTYTIRVTASGYQTITNSGVNLPEGGYVQKNYRMTPTPA, encoded by the coding sequence ATGCCGCCGGGAACATTTTGGGGAAAAGTAACAAATAAAAATACTGGTGCAGGTATTTCTGGTGCGCAAATGGCTTTTGATGGTCCTACAGATGCTACGGTGAATAGAAATACCGATGGCAGTTATGTGAGTCCTTTATTGAATTCGGGTACTTACACAATAAGAGTTACAGCTTCGGGTTATCAAACAATAACTAACTCCGGAGTAAATTTACCTGAAGGTGGGTATGTACAGAAAAACTATCGGATGACGCCAACACCAGCGTAA